The genomic DNA GTCCCCCGACATCAACCAGGGTGTGGACCGCGCCAAACCTGAAGATCAGGGCGCCGGCGACCAGGGCCTGATGTTCGGCTACGCCAGCAACGAAACCGACGTACTGATGCCGGCCCCCATCACCTTCTCCCACCAGTTGGTGCAGCGCCAGGCCGAAGCCCGTAAAAACGGCCTGCTGCCGTGGTTGCGTCCGGACGCCAAGTCCCAGGTCACCTGCCGTTACGATGGCGGCAAGGTGGTGGGCATCGACGCGGTCGTGCTGTCGACCCAGCACAACCCGGACGTTTCCTACGCCGATCTGCGTGAAGGCGTGATGGAGTTGATCGTCAAGCACGTGCTGCCTGCCGAACTGCTGACCAAAGACACCCAGTTCCACATCAACCCGACCGGCCAGTTCATCATCGGCGGCCCGGTGGGCGACTGCGGCCTGACCGGCCGCAAGATCATCGTCGACAGCTACGGCGGCATGGCCCGTCACGGCGGTGGCGCCTTCTCGGGTAAAGACCCGTCCAAGGTTGACCGTTCGGCGGCTTATGCCGGCCGTTACGTGGCCAAGAACATCGTGGCGGCCGGCTTGGCTGAGCGTTGCGAGATTCAGGTTTCCTACGCGATTGGTGTAGCCCAGCCTACATCGATTTCGCTGAATACCTTCGGCACCGGCAAGATCAGCGATGACAAGATCATCAAGCTGGTGCGTGAGATCTTCGACCTGCGCCCGTACGCCATCACTACCATGCTCGACCTGCTGCACCCGATGTACCAGGAAACCGCAGCCTACGGCCACTTCGGCCGTACCCCTGCGCAGAAGACTGTCGGCGACGACACCTTCACCACGTTCACCTGGGAAAAAACCGACCGCGCCAACGACCTGCGTACCGCCGCCGGCCTGTAAACGCTCACGGTACACAAAGCCCCGCCAGGTTTGCCTGGCGGGGCTTTTTTCATGGCCAGTTACAGAAACTCGCTAACAAATTCACCGCGCCATCAGGCTGTTTTGTGAGGACCTGGATCACTTAGGCTGAACGCCCCCTTTCGAGCAAGGATGCTCATGATGCGTGTACTGACAGCTCTTTTACTCAGCGCCCTGCCATGCCTGGCGTGGGCCGGCAATTGTCCCGAAGAGGCGCGCTCCCAAGTGGCCCACCTCGCCGAACAGATCAGGCAGTGGGATGACAGCTACCATCGGCTCGGCCACTCCCCCGTCGGCGACGAACTCTACGACCAGGCCCGCCAACGTCTTGCGGGCTGGCGCGAATGCTTTCCTCAGGCGGTGAACAGGGCCGACCAGCCACTGGCGAGCTCACGAGGCACGCTACCGCACCCGGTCGCACACACGGGCCTGCAAAAACTGCTGGATGAAGCCGCCGTAGCCGACTGGCTTGGCAGCCGGCAAGATGTCTGGGTTCAGCCCAAAGTCGACGGGGTGGCGGTGACCCTGAGGTATCGCCGGGGTCGCTTGAGCCAGGTCATCAGCCGGGGCGACGGCCTGCTTGGCCAGGACTGGTCAACCGCAGCGCGCAAGATTCCCGGCATCGTCCAGCAGTTGCCCGAAGCCATCGACCTGGTGCTGCAAGGCGAACTCTACTGGCGCCTCGACGAACATGTGCAATCGGCCAACGTTGGGCTGAATGCCCGCAGCAAGGTCGCCGGGCTGATGAACCGCCTGCAGTTGAGCGACACAGAGGCCGCAGGCATTGGCCTGTTCATCTGGGCCTGGCCCGACGGCCCGGCTGACTTCAGCGAACGCCTCGCCACCCTCGCCCGCCTGGGCTTCACCGACAGCCAACGCTACAGCCACGCCATCCAGAACATCACCGAAGCCGCACGCTGGCGAACCTACTGGTACAACCACCCGTTGCCTTTTGCCAGTGATGGCGTGGTCCTGCATCAGGCCAGACGTGCGCCCGCCAAGCGCTGGCAGGTCAGCACGCCTTATTGGGCCGTGGCCTGGAAGTACCCGGCGGCCAAGGCGTTGGCGCTGGTAAGCAAGGTAAATTTCACTATCGGCCGCACCGGGCGCATCACCCCCATTCTGGAACTGGAGCCGGTGCAGCTGGATGACCGGCAGATCAGCCGCGTCAGCGTCGGCTCGCTCAAACGCTGGCAGGCGCTGGATATCCGCCCCGGCGACCAGGTGTCCATCAGCCTTGCCGGGCAGGTGATTCCAAGGCTGGATCAGGTCATCCTGCGCAACCCCAACCGGGTTGAGGTGCACGAGCCCGACGCGCGCGCCTATCACGCCTTGAGCTGCTGGCAACTGGACCCGGGCTGCGAAGAACAAATGCTGTCGCGCCTGACCTGGCTCAGCGGGAACCAGGGCCTGGCGCTGCCACATATCGGGCGCGAGACCTGGAACGTATTGATCCAGGCCGGTCTAATCGCAGGCTTTCTCGATTGGTTAACCCTGGATGCGGCAGAGCTTGCTAACATTGATGGCTTCGGCGAACGCAGCCGTGCGCGGGTGCTCGAAGGCATTCAAAGCGCCCGGCAGCGCCCTTTTGCACAATGGCTCAAAGCCCTGGGTGTACCGCCTGCGGCCCGTAACAATCTGGAGGGTGACTGGCAGACGCTGGTCGCCAAAGACACCCAGGCCTGGCTGGCCATTGATGGCATCGGCCCGGGTCGCGCGGCACAACTGAGTGCTTTTTTTCGCGACCCGCACGTTCAGGCCCTGGCTGAAACTTTACGCGTGGCCGGTATAGACGGTTTTCAAGCCCGGCCTGATCAACAGTAAACCCTTGGCAGAATTCACCCTGCTTTTCGCTTTCGACTTTGGAGCCCTATATGAAATTTCTCGCCCCGCTTGCCTTGTTGACCGTCGCAAGCCTCATGGCCACACCCTTGCTGGCGGCCGAACAAGCCCAACCACTCACCGGTTGCGCCGCCAAGCGCCAGGCCATCAGCACCCAGATCGAACAAGCCAAGGCCCACGGCAACAGCGAGCAACAGGCAGGCCTGGAAAAAGCCCTGAGTGAAGTCACCGCCAACTGCACCGACGCTTCCTTGCGCAAAGAGCGTGAAAACAAGGTGCTCGACGCCAAGCATGAAGTCAGCCGCCGTCAGGCCGACCTCGACAAGGCAATGAAAAAAGGCGACGCGGACAAGATCAACAAGCGTAAAGACAAACTCGCGCAGTCCCGCAAGGAACTGCAGGACGCCGTCGAAGAACTCGACCAGTAAAACCGGTCAGTGGTCGCGAAACTGTTTGTGGCAGGCGGTGCAGGCATCTTCGACTTTCTGCACGGCTGGCCCCAGGTTGCTGGCCTTGTAAGGCTGGACCCGGCTTGCGATCACCAATTCACCGGTGGCCGTTTCAAGGTTGCGCGCCAGCTCCTGAAAGCGTGCCTGCTGCTGCCAGACGTTGTCTTTGGCGCTGGTGTGGTCTTCTTCACGCACGCTCGGGAAATGCTTCCACGGCTCATGGGACAACGCATCGAGTTTGACCGCGCCTTCGGCAAACCGGGCGCCGTCGAACGGAATACGTCCACGCAACATGCCGCCCAGGTCTTCGCCGGTCTTGAGCATCTGCTTGAAGATCGCCTTGCGCTGACCCAAAGGCGAATTAGGGTCGACGCCGCCGCAGGCGGACAGTGTCAGGCAGGCCAGCAATACAACGGTCAGTCTTTTAAAAGTCATGTTGGCTTCAAGGTCACGGGAAACGGCGGCCAGTATCCTCGCCCCGCCCGCAAAGACCAATAGCCCTATTAATAATAAGGGTTGCCTGAGCACATTGAGATACAGGCAATCGCTTCAGGAAAGGTGTGTATGAGTGTCATGTTGAAACGCTGGAGCCGCCGCCTGGTGTGGGCTCTGCCGATGATCGCGCTGCTGGCCGGTTGCGATGGCGGCAAGGACGCCGGCAAAACAGATGAAGCGGCGAAACCCCACGCCGTCGCCACCTATGTGAACGCGCCTTGGGAAGCTCTGCCGGCAGTATCCGACGGCGATTTGCTGGCAGGCTTTGAATCCTGGCGCAGCGCCTGCCAGCGCCTCAAGGCCGACCCGGTCTGGGGCGCAACCTGTGCAGCGGCGGCCACTGTGCCGGGCAATGCCGTGGCGGTACGCGCCTTTCTCAAGGAGCGCCTGGATGTATTCGGCCTGCGCTCTGCCGACAACACGCCAAACGGCCTGATCACCGGTTACTACGAACCGGTCTACCCCGGCAGCCTGACCGAAACGGCCACCGCTCATGTGCCGGTGTACGGCGTGCCGGACGACTTGATCATCGTCAACCTGGAAAGCATCTACCCCGAACTCAAGGGCAAACGCCTGCGCGGTCGCCTGGAGGGCCGCGTGCTTAAACCCTATGACGACGCGAGCACCATCAATGGCCAGGGCTCCAGCGCCAAGCCAATTGCATGGCTGACCGACCCGATGGACCTGCAATTCCTGCAGATCCAGGGCTCGGGCCGCATTCAACTGGCAGGCGGGCGTCAGTTGCGCGTGGGGTATGGCGACCAGAATGGCTACCCGTACCGCCCCATCGGCCGCTGGCTGGTGGAGCAAGGCCAGTTGAAGAAGGAAGAAGTGAGCATGGGCGCCATCAGCGCCTGGGCCAAGGCCAACCCGCAACGTATTCCTGAACTGTTGGCCAGCAACCCCAGCTATGTGTTCTTCAGCGCTCGCCCGGACAGCAACGAAGGCCCGCGCGGTTCGCTGAACGTGCCGCTGACCGCCGGCTACAGCGTGGCGGTGGACCGCAAAGTCATTCCGCTGGGCAGCCTGTTATGGCTGTCGACGACCAAACCGGATGGTTCGCCCCTCGCACGGCCCGTCGCCGCGCAGGACACCGGCGGCGCCATCACTGGCGAGGTGCGCGCAGACCTGTTCTGGGGTACCGG from Pseudomonas tolaasii NCPPB 2192 includes the following:
- the metK gene encoding methionine adenosyltransferase — its product is MSEYSLFTSESVSEGHPDKIADQISDAVLDAIIAQDKFARVACETLVKTGVAIIAGEVTTSAWVDLEQIVRDVITDIGYNSSDVGFDGATCGVMNIIGKQSPDINQGVDRAKPEDQGAGDQGLMFGYASNETDVLMPAPITFSHQLVQRQAEARKNGLLPWLRPDAKSQVTCRYDGGKVVGIDAVVLSTQHNPDVSYADLREGVMELIVKHVLPAELLTKDTQFHINPTGQFIIGGPVGDCGLTGRKIIVDSYGGMARHGGGAFSGKDPSKVDRSAAYAGRYVAKNIVAAGLAERCEIQVSYAIGVAQPTSISLNTFGTGKISDDKIIKLVREIFDLRPYAITTMLDLLHPMYQETAAYGHFGRTPAQKTVGDDTFTTFTWEKTDRANDLRTAAGL
- the ligB gene encoding NAD-dependent DNA ligase LigB; this encodes MMRVLTALLLSALPCLAWAGNCPEEARSQVAHLAEQIRQWDDSYHRLGHSPVGDELYDQARQRLAGWRECFPQAVNRADQPLASSRGTLPHPVAHTGLQKLLDEAAVADWLGSRQDVWVQPKVDGVAVTLRYRRGRLSQVISRGDGLLGQDWSTAARKIPGIVQQLPEAIDLVLQGELYWRLDEHVQSANVGLNARSKVAGLMNRLQLSDTEAAGIGLFIWAWPDGPADFSERLATLARLGFTDSQRYSHAIQNITEAARWRTYWYNHPLPFASDGVVLHQARRAPAKRWQVSTPYWAVAWKYPAAKALALVSKVNFTIGRTGRITPILELEPVQLDDRQISRVSVGSLKRWQALDIRPGDQVSISLAGQVIPRLDQVILRNPNRVEVHEPDARAYHALSCWQLDPGCEEQMLSRLTWLSGNQGLALPHIGRETWNVLIQAGLIAGFLDWLTLDAAELANIDGFGERSRARVLEGIQSARQRPFAQWLKALGVPPAARNNLEGDWQTLVAKDTQAWLAIDGIGPGRAAQLSAFFRDPHVQALAETLRVAGIDGFQARPDQQ
- a CDS encoding DUF1090 domain-containing protein, with product MKFLAPLALLTVASLMATPLLAAEQAQPLTGCAAKRQAISTQIEQAKAHGNSEQQAGLEKALSEVTANCTDASLRKERENKVLDAKHEVSRRQADLDKAMKKGDADKINKRKDKLAQSRKELQDAVEELDQ
- a CDS encoding c-type cytochrome, with protein sequence MTFKRLTVVLLACLTLSACGGVDPNSPLGQRKAIFKQMLKTGEDLGGMLRGRIPFDGARFAEGAVKLDALSHEPWKHFPSVREEDHTSAKDNVWQQQARFQELARNLETATGELVIASRVQPYKASNLGPAVQKVEDACTACHKQFRDH
- the mltA gene encoding murein transglycosylase A; the protein is MSVMLKRWSRRLVWALPMIALLAGCDGGKDAGKTDEAAKPHAVATYVNAPWEALPAVSDGDLLAGFESWRSACQRLKADPVWGATCAAAATVPGNAVAVRAFLKERLDVFGLRSADNTPNGLITGYYEPVYPGSLTETATAHVPVYGVPDDLIIVNLESIYPELKGKRLRGRLEGRVLKPYDDASTINGQGSSAKPIAWLTDPMDLQFLQIQGSGRIQLAGGRQLRVGYGDQNGYPYRPIGRWLVEQGQLKKEEVSMGAISAWAKANPQRIPELLASNPSYVFFSARPDSNEGPRGSLNVPLTAGYSVAVDRKVIPLGSLLWLSTTKPDGSPLARPVAAQDTGGAITGEVRADLFWGTGQAAGDLAGNMKQQGQIWMLWPKGAALPHVPDAPAGT